In one window of Constrictibacter sp. MBR-5 DNA:
- a CDS encoding TRAP transporter fused permease subunit — MSTPVKSSPADAPRIDPDTGQILPSVAETLEMAGEEELRRYRKIGPVWTRMFQAVAIVATFLAINQMFNLGLFVDYVLIDNRYLYMIAAILLPFVFIVFPLRENRSEDRVPWYDIAAAVVTFLLLCYFVYFADRILEEAWEYRAPTHAIVASVLLWPLLLEAGRRTGGPVVFWMALIPSLYPVFAHLIPDPLGGVNQDFWTTAGFHMMSVESLLGPPFQALALLVFGFLIFGVAMQYTGAGVFFINIAFALLGHVRGGSAKVAIFASALFGSMSGSVASNVLTTGSMTIPAMKKAGFAPTHAAAIEACASTGGALMPPVMGATAFVMASFLGVSYAEVAIAAALPSILYYLGLFMQIDAYAAKHKLTGMKRSELPGLWQTLKDGWYYCAAFGVLLWMLLFLQREQTAPFYATLILLVINQFSSKYRMNAAGFGKFVYGCGLLFVELAGFLAPIGLVIGGLTVTGMVGTLTNDLVFIAGGSTLLLLIMGAITSFILGLGLTTTACYIFLAVILAPALEKAGLDRMAVHMFLLYWGTISFITPPVAIASTIAAGLAQAPQWRSGIESMKFGVILYFVPFFFIYNSALMLNAPLDEIILVATTAVIGVLFIAAALQDYLIGFGTLGSGPLGIFGRALVMLGGVAMAAPPGTGGLGFYQLTVASFVAMACGLGVCWLARRSAALRVSNV, encoded by the coding sequence ATGAGTACGCCCGTGAAGTCGTCTCCGGCCGATGCCCCGCGCATCGATCCCGATACGGGACAGATACTGCCCAGCGTTGCCGAGACGCTGGAGATGGCCGGCGAGGAGGAGCTGCGCCGCTATCGGAAGATCGGTCCCGTCTGGACCAGGATGTTCCAGGCGGTAGCGATCGTCGCGACCTTCCTGGCGATCAACCAGATGTTCAATCTGGGTCTGTTCGTCGACTACGTCCTGATCGACAACCGTTACCTCTACATGATCGCGGCGATCCTGCTGCCGTTCGTCTTCATCGTCTTCCCGCTGCGCGAGAACCGCAGCGAGGACAGGGTGCCATGGTACGACATCGCCGCCGCGGTCGTGACCTTCCTCCTGCTCTGCTACTTCGTCTACTTCGCGGACCGCATTCTCGAGGAGGCGTGGGAATACCGGGCGCCGACCCATGCGATCGTGGCCAGCGTCCTGCTGTGGCCGCTGCTGCTCGAGGCGGGGCGCCGGACCGGCGGTCCCGTCGTCTTCTGGATGGCGCTGATCCCGTCGCTCTATCCGGTGTTCGCGCACCTGATCCCGGACCCGCTCGGCGGCGTGAACCAGGATTTCTGGACGACCGCCGGCTTCCACATGATGAGCGTCGAGAGCCTGCTCGGCCCGCCGTTCCAGGCGCTCGCGCTGCTGGTCTTCGGCTTCCTCATCTTCGGCGTCGCCATGCAGTACACCGGCGCCGGCGTGTTCTTCATCAACATCGCCTTCGCGCTGCTCGGTCACGTCCGTGGCGGCTCCGCCAAGGTCGCAATCTTCGCCTCCGCCCTGTTCGGTTCGATGAGCGGCAGCGTCGCCTCCAACGTGCTCACCACCGGCTCGATGACCATTCCGGCCATGAAGAAGGCCGGATTCGCCCCGACTCATGCCGCGGCGATCGAGGCCTGCGCCTCCACGGGCGGCGCGCTGATGCCGCCCGTGATGGGCGCCACGGCCTTCGTCATGGCCTCGTTCCTCGGCGTCTCCTATGCCGAGGTGGCGATCGCCGCGGCGCTGCCGTCGATCCTCTACTATCTCGGCCTGTTCATGCAGATCGACGCCTATGCCGCCAAGCACAAGCTGACCGGCATGAAGCGTTCGGAACTGCCCGGCCTCTGGCAGACGCTGAAGGACGGCTGGTACTACTGCGCCGCCTTCGGCGTGCTTCTGTGGATGCTGCTGTTCCTGCAGCGCGAACAGACCGCGCCGTTCTACGCGACGCTCATCCTGCTGGTGATCAACCAGTTCTCGTCCAAATATCGGATGAATGCGGCCGGCTTCGGCAAGTTCGTCTATGGCTGCGGCCTGCTCTTCGTCGAACTCGCCGGATTCCTGGCACCGATCGGCCTCGTCATCGGCGGCCTTACCGTCACCGGCATGGTCGGCACCCTGACCAACGACCTCGTCTTCATCGCCGGCGGCAGCACGCTGCTGCTACTGATCATGGGCGCGATCACCAGCTTCATCCTGGGTCTCGGGCTGACGACCACGGCCTGCTACATCTTCCTGGCGGTCATCCTGGCCCCGGCGCTGGAAAAGGCCGGCCTCGACCGCATGGCCGTGCACATGTTCCTGCTCTACTGGGGCACGATCTCGTTCATCACACCGCCGGTCGCGATCGCGTCGACCATCGCCGCGGGCCTCGCGCAGGCGCCGCAGTGGCGCTCGGGCATCGAGTCGATGAAGTTCGGCGTGATCCTGTACTTCGTGCCCTTCTTCTTCATCTACAACTCGGCCTTGATGCTGAACGCCCCGCTCGACGAAATCATCCTCGTCGCGACGACGGCGGTCATCGGGGTCCTCTTCATCGCCGCTGCCCTTCAGGACTACCTGATCGGCTTCGGCACGCTGGGATCGGGACCCCTCGGCATCTTTGGCCGTGCGCTGGTGATGCTGGGCGGGGTGGCGATGGCCGCTCCTCCTGGGACCGGCGGACTCGGGTTCTACCAGCTTACGGTAGCGTCGTTCGTGGCGATGGCGTGCGGCCTCGGCGTCTGCTGGCTCGCCCGCAGGTCAGCGGCGCTCCGCGTCTCCAACGTCTGA
- a CDS encoding exopolysaccharide biosynthesis protein — MTAAVVPVAVPAAGHDERISDILLRAVGSDGGGKISVGEMNAALGDRAFGIVVLALALPNCVIAPPGFGGVTGVLMALFAGQLASGCDRPRLPAWVERKRFDRAGFARIVRSALPSLRRFERISRPRLAGLVHGRAERWVGGYMVVQAIIVALPIPFANWLPGVALALMAAGLIERDGAAVLAGIAMGILGIAAAVLVTGGFVAGAMALAGLTGG, encoded by the coding sequence ATGACCGCGGCGGTCGTTCCGGTGGCCGTGCCGGCGGCGGGCCACGACGAGCGGATCTCCGACATCCTGCTGCGCGCGGTCGGCAGCGACGGCGGCGGCAAGATCAGCGTCGGCGAGATGAACGCCGCGTTGGGCGACCGTGCCTTCGGCATCGTCGTGCTGGCCCTCGCGCTTCCGAACTGCGTGATCGCGCCCCCGGGCTTCGGTGGCGTCACGGGTGTCCTCATGGCGCTGTTCGCCGGCCAGCTGGCGTCCGGCTGCGATCGGCCGCGACTGCCGGCCTGGGTCGAGCGCAAGCGCTTCGACCGGGCGGGGTTCGCCCGGATCGTGCGGTCGGCGCTTCCGTCGCTGCGGCGGTTCGAGCGGATTTCCCGGCCGCGGCTCGCGGGCCTCGTCCACGGCCGCGCGGAGCGGTGGGTCGGCGGCTACATGGTCGTCCAGGCCATCATCGTCGCCCTGCCGATACCCTTCGCCAACTGGCTGCCGGGCGTGGCGCTCGCCCTCATGGCCGCCGGTCTCATCGAACGCGACGGGGCGGCGGTGCTCGCGGGGATTGCGATGGGGATCCTCGGGATCGCCGCCGCGGTCTTGGTGACGGGAGGCTTCGTTGCCGGCGCCATGGCCCTGGCGGGCCTGACGGGAGGCTGA
- the secF gene encoding protein translocase subunit SecF: MAFHGIRFVPDGTKIDFVRQRFVAFAFTGLLLLVTVVSLAVQGLNLGIDFKGGVLMEVASPAPVNMADLRGRLDGLGLGEVDLQQFGSPNQALIRVQAQETEEASKAAVDSIRQTLGDSWEYRRVELVGPKVGGELFQDGVTATVLAVLAIGVYVYFRFEWQFAVSALLATGHDVLIALGLFSVLGLDFNLTAVAALLALAGYSVNDTVVVFDRIRELLRRQKNPDMAAIINLSINETLARTVLTSGTTLLAVLPLLLFGGSTLFNFSLAVFWGVLIGTFSSVYVAGALLLYLPAIRRAEVPTAAASEPGAVALAAKTGDAAGGSRP, translated from the coding sequence GTGGCTTTTCACGGCATCCGCTTCGTGCCCGACGGCACGAAGATCGACTTCGTGCGTCAGCGCTTCGTCGCTTTCGCATTCACCGGCCTGCTGCTGCTCGTGACCGTCGTGTCGCTGGCGGTGCAGGGCCTCAATCTCGGCATCGACTTCAAGGGCGGCGTGCTCATGGAGGTCGCCTCTCCGGCGCCCGTGAACATGGCCGACCTGCGCGGCCGGCTCGACGGTCTCGGCCTCGGCGAGGTCGACCTGCAGCAGTTCGGCTCGCCCAATCAGGCGCTGATCCGCGTCCAGGCCCAGGAGACGGAGGAGGCTTCCAAGGCCGCCGTCGACTCCATTCGCCAGACCCTCGGCGACAGCTGGGAGTATCGCCGCGTCGAACTGGTCGGTCCCAAGGTCGGGGGCGAGCTGTTCCAGGACGGGGTCACCGCCACCGTGCTCGCCGTGCTCGCGATCGGCGTCTACGTCTATTTCCGCTTCGAGTGGCAGTTCGCCGTTTCGGCCCTGCTGGCCACCGGGCACGACGTGCTCATAGCGCTCGGGCTGTTCTCGGTCCTGGGCCTCGACTTCAACCTGACCGCCGTGGCGGCGCTGCTGGCACTGGCCGGCTACTCGGTGAACGACACGGTCGTGGTGTTCGACCGCATCCGGGAGCTCCTGCGCCGGCAGAAGAACCCGGACATGGCGGCGATCATCAACCTGAGCATCAACGAGACGCTCGCCCGTACGGTCCTGACCAGCGGCACGACGCTCCTGGCGGTGCTGCCCTTGCTGCTGTTCGGCGGCAGCACGCTGTTCAACTTCAGCCTGGCGGTGTTCTGGGGCGTGCTGATCGGCACCTTCTCGTCGGTCTATGTCGCCGGCGCGCTGCTGCTCTACCTGCCGGCGATCCGGCGCGCCGAGGTGCCGACGGCGGCCGCGAGCGAACCGGGAGCAGTCGCGCTCGCCGCCAAGACCGGCGACGCTGCCGGCGGATCGCGGCCATGA
- a CDS encoding winged helix DNA-binding protein — protein MLQAYLESISLIERLHRQFLDVVKAELDGLGIHDINNVQALILFNIGDEELTVGELTLRGYYLGSNVSYNLKKMVENGYIAQERSPHDRRSVRIRLSAKGVELWKRINEMFQRHAATLADEHADGKRIAEANETLKLMEQFWLRAAVSAPRQDARSFGAGLRAEGASYASAGG, from the coding sequence GTGCTTCAGGCTTATCTCGAATCGATTTCCCTCATCGAGCGTCTGCACCGTCAGTTCCTCGACGTTGTGAAGGCGGAGCTCGACGGGCTCGGCATCCATGACATCAACAACGTGCAGGCGCTGATCCTCTTCAATATCGGCGACGAGGAACTCACCGTCGGGGAACTGACGCTCCGCGGCTACTATCTCGGCTCGAACGTCTCCTACAACCTGAAGAAGATGGTCGAGAACGGCTATATCGCCCAGGAGCGATCGCCGCACGACCGGCGCTCGGTGCGGATCCGCCTCTCGGCCAAGGGCGTCGAACTGTGGAAGCGGATCAACGAGATGTTCCAGCGCCACGCGGCCACGCTCGCCGACGAGCATGCCGACGGTAAGCGGATCGCCGAGGCGAACGAGACGCTGAAGCTGATGGAGCAGTTCTGGCTCCGCGCGGCCGTTTCGGCACCGCGCCAGGACGCTCGGAGCTTCGGTGCGGGTCTGCGCGCCGAGGGGGCGAGCTACGCGAGCGCCGGCGGCTGA
- the mmsB gene encoding 3-hydroxyisobutyrate dehydrogenase, with translation MTAIGFIGLGNMGGPMARNLLKAGHALKAFDLSAAALDAAVQAGATKASGLADAVADAEIVVTMLPAGPHVRQAYLGEGGILGAARKGALLIDCSTIDVGTAREVSAAAETAGFAMVDAPVSGGVGGAEAATLTMMVGGTEAAFARARPVLEAMGRTVVHCGGPGNGQAAKICNNMLLGISMIGTCEAFALAEKLGLDHQKLFDVASKSSGQCWSVTTYCPVPGPVPTSPANRDYQAGFTADMMVKDLRLAQDAAQKSGAATPLGAAAQALYSLYTGSGHGAADFSGIIRMLRGES, from the coding sequence ATGACGGCGATCGGATTCATCGGCCTCGGCAACATGGGCGGGCCGATGGCGCGCAACCTGCTGAAGGCGGGCCACGCCCTGAAGGCGTTCGACCTGAGCGCCGCGGCACTCGACGCGGCCGTTCAGGCGGGCGCGACGAAAGCATCCGGGCTCGCCGATGCGGTGGCCGATGCCGAGATCGTCGTCACCATGCTGCCGGCCGGGCCCCATGTCCGTCAGGCCTATCTGGGCGAGGGGGGCATCCTCGGCGCCGCACGGAAGGGGGCGCTGCTGATCGACTGCTCGACCATCGACGTCGGGACGGCGCGCGAGGTTTCGGCGGCGGCCGAGACGGCCGGGTTCGCCATGGTCGATGCCCCCGTCTCCGGCGGCGTGGGCGGTGCCGAAGCGGCGACGCTCACCATGATGGTCGGCGGGACGGAGGCGGCGTTCGCGCGGGCGCGGCCGGTCCTCGAGGCGATGGGCAGGACCGTGGTGCATTGCGGCGGGCCGGGGAATGGCCAGGCCGCCAAGATCTGCAACAACATGCTCCTCGGCATCTCGATGATCGGGACCTGCGAAGCCTTCGCCCTGGCCGAAAAACTCGGCCTCGACCATCAGAAGCTGTTCGACGTGGCCTCGAAGTCGTCCGGCCAGTGCTGGTCCGTCACGACCTATTGCCCGGTTCCCGGACCGGTCCCGACATCGCCGGCGAATCGCGACTACCAGGCCGGCTTCACCGCCGACATGATGGTGAAGGACCTGCGCCTCGCACAGGATGCCGCCCAGAAGTCGGGTGCGGCGACCCCGCTCGGCGCGGCGGCACAGGCGCTCTATTCGCTCTACACCGGCTCGGGGCACGGTGCGGCCGACTTCTCCGGTATCATTCGCATGCTGCGCGGCGAAAGCTGA
- a CDS encoding enoyl-CoA hydratase/isomerase family protein: MSSEDIGFEVAGGLGIVTLNRPKALNAVTLEMVHALDAQLRQWEGDDGVLAVMIHSTTERAFAAGGDIRRLYDAGRSRDRYTADFFRDEYTLDWRIFHYPKPYVALMSGVTMGGGVGISIHGSHRVVTEATVFAMPETGIGFFPDVGATYFLPRLPGALGVYLAMTGARLGGADCVYAGIGTHYMPSERLPQLASNLLAPNFPADDLEAAHAAVTVAIERLSENAGTAPIEVHRRVIDACFSADTVEEILDRLDADGGAWAAKAAATMRRRSPLALKVAREQVRRGARLDLDASLALEFRVSQAFMAGHDFFEGVRATILDKDNAPRWNPARLEDVTQDMVDACFAPLDEELRFPPTGFGPHGPDAL, from the coding sequence TTGAGTAGCGAAGACATCGGGTTCGAGGTCGCCGGCGGGCTCGGGATCGTCACGTTGAACCGGCCGAAGGCGCTGAACGCGGTCACGCTGGAGATGGTGCACGCGCTCGACGCGCAGCTGCGGCAGTGGGAAGGCGACGACGGCGTCCTCGCCGTCATGATCCACTCGACCACCGAGCGCGCGTTCGCCGCGGGCGGCGACATCCGGCGCCTCTACGACGCCGGCCGGTCGCGCGACCGCTACACGGCCGACTTCTTCCGCGACGAATACACGCTCGACTGGCGGATCTTCCATTATCCGAAGCCCTATGTCGCGCTGATGAGCGGCGTGACCATGGGCGGCGGCGTCGGCATCTCGATCCACGGCTCGCACCGGGTCGTGACCGAGGCCACCGTCTTCGCCATGCCCGAGACAGGCATCGGCTTCTTCCCCGACGTCGGCGCCACCTATTTCCTGCCGCGTCTGCCGGGGGCGCTCGGCGTCTACCTGGCCATGACCGGCGCGCGCCTCGGCGGCGCCGATTGCGTCTACGCCGGCATCGGCACCCACTACATGCCGAGCGAGCGCCTGCCGCAGCTGGCGTCGAACCTGCTGGCGCCGAACTTTCCCGCCGACGACCTGGAGGCGGCGCACGCCGCGGTCACCGTCGCGATCGAGCGCCTGTCCGAGAATGCCGGCACCGCACCGATCGAGGTGCACCGGCGGGTGATCGACGCCTGTTTCTCGGCCGACACCGTCGAGGAGATCCTGGACCGGCTGGACGCCGACGGGGGTGCCTGGGCGGCGAAAGCGGCAGCAACCATGCGCCGCCGCTCGCCGCTCGCCCTGAAGGTGGCGCGGGAGCAGGTCCGGCGCGGCGCGCGCCTGGACCTGGATGCGTCGCTGGCACTGGAGTTCCGGGTAAGCCAGGCCTTCATGGCCGGCCACGACTTCTTCGAAGGGGTACGCGCGACCATCCTCGACAAGGACAACGCGCCGCGGTGGAACCCGGCGCGGCTGGAGGACGTGACGCAGGACATGGTCGATGCCTGCTTCGCGCCGCTGGACGAAGAGCTGCGCTTCCCGCCGACCGGTTTCGGCCCGCACGGCCCCGACGCGCTTTAG
- a CDS encoding isobutyryl-CoA dehydrogenase, translating to MDFSLAEEQQAFRETARQFAAEQLAPQAADWDEKCVFPVETLRAAAALGFGGIYVRDDVGGSGLGRLDAALIFEELSAGCTSTAAYLSIHNMAAWMIDVRGSEEQRARWLPGLTAMDLLASYCLTEPGAGSDAAALKARAERDGDHYVLNGVKAFISGAGATDLYVCMVRTGEPGPKGVSCIVVEKDTPGLKFGKPERKMGWNSQPTAMVIFEDCRVPVANRLGEEGEGFRIAMRGLDGGRINIAACSLGAAGAALAAARSYLGEREAFGRKLADFQALQFDIADMGTMLEASRLMVWRAAAALDAKDPEATLHCAMAKRFATDAGFDICNKALQLHGGYGYLKDFPLERYVRDTRVHQILEGTNEIMRVIIARRLLAQ from the coding sequence ATGGATTTCAGCCTGGCCGAAGAGCAGCAGGCGTTTCGCGAAACGGCCCGGCAGTTCGCGGCGGAGCAGCTGGCGCCCCAGGCCGCCGATTGGGACGAGAAGTGCGTATTTCCCGTGGAAACCCTGCGCGCCGCGGCGGCCCTCGGTTTCGGCGGGATTTATGTACGCGACGACGTCGGCGGCTCGGGCCTGGGCCGGCTCGATGCGGCGCTGATCTTCGAGGAGCTCTCGGCCGGCTGCACCTCGACCGCCGCCTACCTGTCGATCCACAACATGGCCGCCTGGATGATCGACGTGCGCGGCAGCGAGGAGCAGCGGGCGCGCTGGCTGCCGGGCCTGACCGCGATGGACCTGCTGGCCAGCTATTGCCTGACGGAGCCGGGAGCCGGTTCGGACGCGGCGGCGCTGAAGGCGCGGGCCGAGCGCGACGGCGACCATTACGTCCTCAACGGCGTGAAGGCCTTCATCTCCGGCGCCGGTGCCACCGACCTCTACGTGTGCATGGTGCGGACGGGGGAGCCGGGGCCGAAGGGCGTCTCCTGCATCGTCGTCGAGAAGGACACGCCAGGGCTGAAGTTCGGCAAGCCGGAGCGGAAGATGGGCTGGAACAGCCAGCCGACCGCCATGGTGATCTTCGAGGACTGCCGCGTTCCCGTCGCCAACCGGCTCGGCGAGGAAGGCGAGGGGTTCCGCATCGCGATGCGCGGCCTCGACGGCGGCCGGATCAACATCGCCGCCTGCTCGCTGGGCGCGGCCGGCGCGGCGCTCGCCGCCGCCCGAAGCTATCTCGGCGAGCGCGAGGCCTTCGGCCGCAAGCTTGCGGACTTCCAGGCCCTGCAGTTCGACATCGCCGACATGGGCACGATGCTGGAGGCGTCGCGGCTGATGGTCTGGCGTGCCGCCGCCGCCCTGGACGCCAAGGACCCGGAAGCGACGCTGCACTGCGCGATGGCGAAGCGCTTCGCCACGGATGCGGGCTTCGACATCTGCAACAAGGCGCTGCAGCTGCATGGCGGCTACGGCTACCTGAAGGATTTCCCGCTGGAGCGCTACGTGCGCGACACCCGCGTCCACCAGATCCTCGAGGGCACCAACGAGATCATGCGGGTGATCATCGCGCGGCGATTGCTGGCACAGTGA
- the hemB gene encoding porphobilinogen synthase, which yields MVKLLKDVADAQTHENTVRGEVRPTGQFPRVRMRRNRRDPWTRRLVAENRLSVDDLIWPVFVQEGNAKSSPIPSMPGIARHSIDRLVDAVGEAAELGIPAIAIFPVVDERLKSPEAEEAWNYDNLVCRAVSAVKAAFPHVGVICDVALDPFTSHGQDGLIRDGYVVNDETLDALIKQSLAQATAGCDVIAPSDMMDGRVGVVRDALDANGFEHVRIMSYAAKYASGFYGPFRDAVGSAGFLGAGDKKTYQMDPANTDEALREVALDLAEGADMVMIKPGLPYLDVIRRVKDKFAVPTFAYNVSGEYAMLKAAAAQGWLDYDRVMMESLLAFKRAGCDGILTYAAVEAATLLKKG from the coding sequence ATGGTCAAGCTTCTGAAAGACGTCGCCGACGCACAGACGCACGAGAACACCGTTCGCGGCGAGGTTCGCCCGACCGGGCAGTTTCCGCGCGTGCGCATGCGCCGGAACCGCCGCGACCCGTGGACGCGCCGTCTCGTCGCCGAGAACAGGCTCAGCGTCGACGACCTGATCTGGCCGGTCTTCGTGCAGGAGGGCAACGCGAAGTCCTCCCCCATTCCCTCCATGCCCGGGATTGCGCGCCATTCGATCGACCGGCTGGTCGACGCCGTGGGTGAAGCCGCCGAACTCGGCATTCCCGCCATCGCCATCTTCCCGGTCGTCGACGAGCGGCTGAAGTCGCCGGAAGCCGAGGAAGCCTGGAACTACGACAATCTCGTCTGCCGCGCCGTGTCGGCGGTCAAGGCCGCCTTCCCGCACGTCGGCGTGATCTGCGACGTGGCGCTCGACCCGTTCACCAGCCACGGCCAGGACGGGCTGATCCGTGACGGCTACGTCGTCAACGACGAGACCCTCGACGCCCTGATCAAGCAGTCGCTCGCCCAGGCGACCGCCGGCTGCGACGTCATCGCGCCGTCCGACATGATGGACGGCCGCGTCGGCGTCGTCCGCGATGCGCTCGACGCGAACGGCTTCGAGCATGTCCGCATCATGTCCTATGCGGCGAAATACGCCTCGGGCTTCTACGGCCCGTTCCGCGATGCCGTGGGCTCGGCCGGCTTCCTCGGCGCCGGCGACAAGAAGACCTACCAGATGGACCCGGCGAACACCGACGAGGCCCTGCGCGAAGTGGCGCTCGATCTCGCCGAGGGCGCCGACATGGTCATGATCAAACCCGGCCTGCCCTATCTCGACGTCATCCGCCGCGTGAAGGACAAGTTCGCGGTGCCGACCTTCGCCTACAACGTCAGTGGCGAGTACGCGATGCTGAAGGCCGCCGCGGCCCAGGGCTGGCTCGACTACGACCGGGTGATGATGGAGAGCCTGCTGGCCTTCAAGCGGGCGGGCTGCGACGGCATCCTGACCTACGCCGCGGTCGAGGCGGCAACGCTTCTCAAGAAGGGCTGA
- a CDS encoding PAS domain S-box protein: MRSDAIEVRRERALDDLEIVGSETEERFDRIVRLAASRFSAPVALISLIGGDRQWFKARVGFAQQETPASEAFCVHTIASDAVMVVPDATLDRRFSDHPLVRGTSGIRFYAGAPLTLSNGHRVGALCVLDHAPRPGFDEPDRHDLADFAAIVADLMEQRVAMMRHATTEVRYRDIVESAAASIVVVDTDGAIVSANPATEMIFKRDADSLQGAAVRLLLPDLVATPANDGAATGADETMKLRGRRADGSDVPVQLHVNRWHDSRGRQFTTLVIRDLTARNEAERALAASKRETDAARAAAEQAHLRLEEAIEVLPGGFGLFDAEDRLVVCNAGARSLYPTLSHLLTPGTSYEELLRTFVEAGIFVLPDDMRPEDWVQKRLAFHRAPAGHDDVQLTGGRWLRFEDRITREGGRVGIRIDVTASKRREESFKLLFEGNPVPMWLHDPRSGRIVEVNDTAVAAYGYDRETFLAMSLADIELTEDPDAVAPTAERRHRRADGSLMDVEIVQSRMVFEERELTLCGLIDVTARNRAEASLRLARDSAEEASRMKSQFLANMSHELRTPLNAILGFAQLLESGIAGPLSTNAHAYVGYIGSSGTHLLSIIEDVLDLSRFEAGYLTLEEQEVNLSETIASAVELVRCTAVDRGITIRVCHPSADYRILGDSFRLKQIVTNLLSNAVKFSLRDGTVSVELAPAPSGGLDLRVVDHGIGMHEEDIPIALEPFMQVEGGLNRRFEGCGIGLPLTRSLVQLHQGSLTIDSAPRRGTSVRVRFPADRILSASWLGGTEARPPQSTPPGRR; the protein is encoded by the coding sequence ATGAGAAGCGACGCCATCGAGGTCCGCCGTGAGCGGGCCCTCGACGATCTGGAGATCGTCGGGTCGGAGACCGAAGAGCGCTTCGACCGCATCGTCCGCTTGGCGGCGAGCCGCTTCAGCGCGCCGGTCGCGCTGATAAGCCTGATCGGCGGCGACCGGCAGTGGTTCAAGGCGCGGGTCGGCTTTGCACAGCAGGAAACCCCGGCGTCCGAAGCCTTCTGCGTCCACACCATCGCCAGCGACGCGGTCATGGTCGTCCCGGACGCGACGCTGGATCGACGGTTCTCCGACCACCCGCTCGTGCGTGGGACATCCGGCATCCGATTCTATGCCGGCGCGCCCCTCACGCTCAGCAACGGTCATCGCGTCGGGGCGCTGTGCGTGCTGGATCACGCCCCTCGGCCGGGTTTCGACGAGCCGGATAGGCACGATCTGGCCGATTTCGCCGCCATCGTCGCCGATCTGATGGAACAGCGCGTGGCGATGATGCGCCACGCCACGACCGAAGTGCGCTATCGCGACATCGTGGAATCGGCAGCCGCCAGCATCGTGGTGGTCGATACCGATGGAGCGATCGTGTCAGCCAATCCCGCCACCGAGATGATCTTCAAACGCGACGCGGACAGTCTCCAGGGTGCGGCCGTTCGCCTGCTGCTTCCCGATCTCGTCGCCACACCCGCGAACGATGGCGCGGCGACAGGCGCCGACGAGACCATGAAGCTTCGGGGGCGCCGAGCCGACGGGTCCGACGTGCCGGTCCAACTCCACGTGAACCGTTGGCACGACAGTCGGGGCCGCCAGTTCACGACGCTGGTGATACGCGACCTGACGGCCCGCAACGAGGCGGAAAGAGCGCTCGCGGCCTCGAAGCGGGAGACGGATGCAGCCCGCGCCGCCGCCGAGCAGGCGCACCTCCGGCTGGAAGAGGCCATCGAAGTCCTCCCCGGCGGCTTCGGCCTCTTCGACGCCGAAGACAGGCTGGTGGTCTGCAATGCCGGGGCCAGATCGCTGTATCCCACCCTCTCCCATCTCCTGACTCCGGGGACCAGTTACGAAGAGCTGCTCCGGACGTTCGTCGAGGCGGGCATCTTCGTCCTGCCCGATGACATGAGGCCGGAGGACTGGGTTCAGAAGCGGCTCGCATTCCATCGCGCCCCGGCAGGCCACGACGACGTCCAACTCACCGGCGGGCGATGGCTCCGCTTCGAAGACAGGATCACCCGGGAAGGCGGCCGCGTCGGCATCCGCATCGATGTCACCGCATCGAAGCGCCGCGAGGAGTCCTTCAAGCTGCTCTTCGAGGGCAATCCGGTCCCGATGTGGCTGCACGATCCCCGGTCCGGACGCATCGTCGAGGTCAACGACACCGCCGTCGCGGCCTACGGCTACGACCGCGAGACGTTCCTCGCGATGAGTCTCGCCGACATAGAACTCACAGAGGATCCGGACGCCGTAGCCCCGACAGCCGAGCGGCGCCACCGGCGGGCCGACGGTTCTCTCATGGACGTCGAGATCGTGCAGTCCCGGATGGTTTTCGAAGAGCGCGAACTGACGCTCTGCGGACTGATTGACGTGACCGCCCGGAATCGGGCAGAGGCTTCCCTGCGGCTCGCCCGCGACTCGGCGGAAGAGGCGAGCCGGATGAAATCGCAGTTCCTGGCGAACATGAGCCACGAGCTGCGCACGCCCTTGAATGCGATCCTCGGATTCGCGCAGCTCCTGGAGAGCGGGATCGCGGGGCCGCTCTCGACGAACGCCCACGCCTATGTCGGCTATATCGGCAGTTCCGGCACGCACCTGCTGTCGATCATCGAAGACGTGCTCGATCTCTCCCGGTTCGAAGCCGGCTACCTCACGCTGGAGGAACAGGAGGTCAACCTCTCCGAGACGATCGCGTCGGCGGTGGAACTCGTTCGCTGCACCGCGGTCGACCGGGGTATCACCATCCGCGTCTGCCATCCCTCGGCCGATTACCGGATCCTCGGCGACTCGTTCCGGCTGAAGCAGATCGTCACCAACCTCCTCTCCAACGCCGTCAAGTTCAGCCTGCGGGACGGCACGGTTTCCGTGGAACTCGCGCCGGCTCCCTCGGGAGGACTGGACCTGAGGGTCGTCGACCACGGCATCGGCATGCACGAAGAGGACATCCCGATCGCCCTCGAACCGTTCATGCAGGTCGAAGGCGGACTCAACCGCCGGTTCGAGGGCTGCGGGATCGGGCTGCCGCTGACCCGGTCCCTGGTTCAACTCCATCAGGGCAGCCTGACGATCGACAGTGCCCCCCGCAGAGGCACCAGCGTCCGGGTGCGTTTCCCGGCCGATCGCATCCTATCGGCATCGTGGCTCGGAGGGACGGAGGCTCGGCCGCCACAGTCGACGCCTCCGGGCCGGCGATGA